One Brassica napus cultivar Da-Ae chromosome C2, Da-Ae, whole genome shotgun sequence DNA window includes the following coding sequences:
- the LOC106425275 gene encoding uncharacterized RNA-binding protein C1827.05c-like, producing the protein MGAKAKKALKKNMKKISASSSSQLAVPQNPKPSADFLPLGGGPARKAPVTKPLESKATVLYIGRLPHGFYETEIEGFFTQFGTVKRVRVARNKKTGKSKHFGFIQFEDPEVAEIAAGAMNDYLLLEHMLQVRVIPPEHVKPNLWKGFKCQYKPVDWVQIERKQHNKERTLEEHRKMLNKVVKRDQKRRKRIEAAGIEYQCPELVGNTQPLPKKIKFSED; encoded by the exons ATGGGGGCCAAGGCAAAGAAAGCTCtgaagaagaacatgaagaagatctcagcttcctcttcttctcagcTGGCTGTTCCTCAGAACCCGAAACCATCGGCtgattttttg CCACTAGGAGGCGGTCCAGCTCGAAAAGCACCAGTGACCAAACCTCTTGAGAGCAAAGCCACGGTGCTATACATTGGTCGTCTCCCTCATGGGTTCTATGAGACTGAGATTGAAG GTTTCTTCACGCAGTTTGGAACAGTCAAGAGAGTTAGAGTCGCCAGAAACAAAAAG actGGGAAGTCTAAGCATTTTGGGTTCATACAGTTTGAGGACCCTGAG GTGGCGGAAATTGCAGCGGGTGCAATGAATGACTATCTGTTGCTCGAGCACATGCTTCAAGTCCGTGTTATTCCACCTGAGCATGTTAAACCCAATCT GTGGAAAGGGTTCAAGTGTCAGTACAAACCAGTGGATTGGGTTCAGATCGAGCGCAAACAACATAACAAG GAAAGGACATTGGAAGAGCATAGGAAAATGTTGAACAAGGTTGTGAAACGGGATcagaaaaggagaaagagaatCGAAGCTGCTGGAATAGAATATCAATGCCCTGAGCTT GTTGGAAACACACAGCCATTACCTAAGAAGATCAAGTTTAGTGAAGACTAA
- the LOC106425277 gene encoding protein PSK SIMULATOR 1, producing MVSETWFRNLWKFPKKNEGHKEKDVLGVLAFEVASLLSKLVHLWQSLSDKNVTRLREEITRSAGIKKLVSDDDDFIVRLIRDEMMENVENVAKAVARLAVKCNDPKLKSFESCFGEMMKTGADPYGWQFGWKKMDRKVKRMERFISSNASLYQETEILTELEQSLKRRQSNESATDNIVEYRKKVTWKKHEVKNLREVSLWNRTYDYTVLLLVRSIFTILTRTKHVFGISYRAEASDVSSADSDFIARGHSVSTVLTHQSETTRPPRFASGPLGRFTGPASGSAATKSTKMGDFLSGSLTTQSPKSGPLAPEKNKRFKFYSGPLGKFTSKSGPLMGMGKHNKKTVVQTPERPSVSSAKKQSKPNRLTQVGPFKGCMVSQDGITPLSTRTQNGARHSSAEHHQILEGSSNTVHVERPKLSDAAPNTLGAACLALHYANVIIVIERFVASPHLIGDDARDDLYNMLPASVRKSLRERLKPYSKNLSSSAVYDPGLAKEWTDAMAGILEWLGPLAHNMIKWQSERSYENQSLVSRTHIVLAQTLFFANQQKTETIITELLVGLNYVWRYGRELNAKALQECTSSQTLEKCLDTDNY from the coding sequence atggtTTCAGAGACTTGGTTTCGTAACCTCTGGAAATTCCCAAAGAAAAACGAAGGTCATAAAGAGAAGGATGTGCTTGGAGTGTTAGCCTTCGAGGTCGCTAGTCTACTCTCGAAACTCGTTCATCTATGGCAATCCCTGAGCGATAAGAACGTCACGAGGCTCAGAGAAGAGATCACGCGTTCCGCGGGTATAAAGAAGCTAGTTTCAGATGACGATGACTTCATCGTGAGGCTGATACGCGACGAGATGATGGAGAACGTTGAGAACGTAGCGAAAGCTGTGGCTAGGCTCGCTGTAAAATGCAACGATCCCAAGTTGAAGAGCTTCGAGAGTTGTTTCGGTGAGATGATGAAGACGGGAGCTGATCCTTATGGGTGGCAGTTTGGGTGGAAGAAAATGGATAGAAAGGTTAAGAGGATGGAGCGTTTTATCTCGTCTAATGCTAGTCTTTACCAGGAGACTGAGATTCTGACGGAGCTTGAGCAGAGTCTCAAGAGAAGGCAGAGCAATGAATCTGCAACCGATAATATAGTGGAGTACAGGAAAAAAGTCACGTGGAAGAAACATGAAGTGAAGAATCTAAGGGAGGTGTCTCTTTGGAACCGTACTTATGACTACACCGTCCTTCTCTTGGTGAGATCGATCTTCACAATCTTGACTAGGACTAAACATGTTTTCGGCATTAGTTACAGAGCAGAGGCTAGCGATGTTAGCTCTGCGGATTCTGATTTCATCGCTCGCGGCCACTCTGTTTCCACTGTTTTGACGCATCAGTCCGAGACCACCCGTCCTCCTAGATTTGCTTCTGGTCCTCTTGGGAGATTCACAGGTCCAGCGTCAGGCTCAGCTGCTACAAAGTCCACGAAGATGGGTGATTTCCTCTCGGGCTCACTCACTACCCAGTCCCCTAAGTCAGGTCCTCTTGCCCCAGAAAAGAACAAACGTTTCAAGTTTTACTCGGGTCCTCTCGGGAAGTTCACATCCAAGTCAGGACCGCTTATGGGAATGGGCAAACACAACAAGAAGACGGTGGTGCAGACACCGGAAAGGCCTTCGGTCTCCTCAGCGAAAAAGCAGTCGAAACCCAACCGTTTAACACAGGTTGGTCCCTTTAAAGGCTGCATGGTGTCTCAAGACGGTATCACTCCTCTCAGCACTAGGACCCAGAACGGAGCTAGGCATAGTAGCGCAGAGCATCATCAGATTCTCGAAGGAAGTTCCAACACTGTCCACGTTGAAAGACCCAAGTTGTCAGATGCTGCTCCTAACACCCTCGGCGCCGCTTGCTTAGCGTTACACTACGCTAATGTCATCATCGTGATAGAGAGATTCGTTGCATCTCCCCACTTGATAGGCGACGATGCGAGAGACGACCTTTACAACATGTTACCAGCGAGCGTGAGAAAATCGTTGAGAGAGAGGCTAAAGCCGTACTCGAAAAACTTGAGCTCTTCCGCGGTTTATGATCCGGGGCTAGCGAAGGAGTGGACAGACGCAATGGCGGGTATCTTGGAATGGTTGGGTCCGTTAGCTCACAACATGATAAAATGGCAGTCCGAGAGGAGTTACGAGAACCAGAGCTTGGTTTCGAGGACGCACATAGTTCTCGCGCAGACTCTCTTCTTTGCGAACCAGCAGAAAACAGAAACCATCATCACGGAGCTTCTTGTCGGGCTCAACTATGTCTGGAGATATGGCAGAGAGCTTAACGCCAAGGCTCTTCAAGAGTGTACTAGTAGTCAAACACTTGAGAAATGTTTAGACACGGATAACTACTGA